A part of Aegilops tauschii subsp. strangulata cultivar AL8/78 chromosome 2, Aet v6.0, whole genome shotgun sequence genomic DNA contains:
- the LOC109737668 gene encoding endoglucanase 11 isoform X1, with translation MSNSAALAPSSRASAFLVFSLVWFSSHVLAAGHPDYADALAKSLLFFQGQRSGPQPADQAVKWRSNSAMSDGSAANVDLTGGYYDGGDNVKFNFPMAFTATMLSWSIIEYGGRMEARVHDARAAVRWATDYLLKAAKTTPGKLYVGVGDADADHRCWERPEDMDTPRNVYEVSASTPGSDVAGETAAALAAASVVFKAADPAYSRRLVAAARDVMAFAWQHQGKYSDHVGGGVSNYYPSYSGYKDELLWGSTWLLWATKNSSYLNDLMSLGANDGVDMFSWDNKLAGARVLLSRVTETHHATLQCQYAIRFHPANKLHPSGQRALLDGDKRLEPFTRQAEEFICRVLPKSSSPTSTTPYTPGGLMHRSGNANLQYVASASFLLTTYAKYMAVSNRAFSCQNLPVTYKALRALAKRQVDYVLGDNPLGMSYMVGYGARSPQRIHHRASSMPSVAAHPAHIGCQEGFQGYLYAGGPNPNVHTGAVVGGPDQNDVFPDDRADYARSEPTTYTNAPLVGCLAYFAGSYKK, from the exons ATGAGCAATTCGGCTGCTTTGGCACCATCATCACGCGCGTCTGCGTTTCTTGTCTTCTCCCTCGTCTGGTTCTCCAGCCATGTCCTTGCCGCCGGACACCCAGACTACGCCGACGCGCTCGCCAAGTCGTTGCTCTTCTTCCAGGGGCAGAGGTCCGGCCCCCAGCCGGCGGACCAGGCCGTCAAGTGGAGGTCCAACTCCGCCATGTCCGACGGCTCGGCCGCAAAC GTCGACCTCACCGGCGGCTACTACGACGGCGGCGACAACGTCAAGTTCAATTTCCCCATGGCGTTCACCGCGACCATGCTGTCGTGGAGCATCATCGAGTACGGCGGGCGGATGGAGGCGCGCGTTCACGACGCGCGCGCCGCGGTACGGTGGGCGACGGACTACCTCCTGAAGGCAGCCAAGACGACCCCGGGCAAACTCTACGTCGGAGTGGGCGACGCCGACGCCGACCACCGCTGCTGGGAGCGGCCGGAGGACATGGACACCCCGCGGAATGTGTACGAGGTGTCGGCGTCCACCCCGGGGTCCGACGTCGCAGGGGAGACCGCGGCCGCGCTCGCCGCGGCCAGCGTGGTCTTCAAGGCCGCCGACCCGGCTTACTCCAGGAGGCTGGTCGCGGCGGCCAGGGACGTGATGGCGTTCGCTTGGCAGCATCAGGGGAAGTACAGCGACCACGTCGGCGGCGGCGTGAGCAACTACTACCCGTCCTACTCCGGCTACAAG GACGAGCTCCTATGGGGATCTACATGGCTGCTCTGGGCGACGAAGAACAGCTCCTACCTCAACGACCTCATGTCCCTCGGCGCCAACGACGGCGTCGACATGTTCAGCTGGGACAACAAGCTCGCCGGAGCGCGCGTCCTACTGTCACGGGTAACTGAAACACACCATGCAACCCTTCAATGCCAATATGCCATCAGGTTCCACCCAGCTAACAAATTGCATCCGTCCGGGCAGAGGGCTCTGTTGGACGGGGACAAGAGGCTGGAGCCGTTCACGCGTCAAGCGGAGGAGTTCATCTGCCGCGTCCTGCCCAAGTCCAGCTCCCCTACGTCGACGACGCCGTACACGCCGGGCGGGCTGATGCACCGGTCGGGCAACGCCAACCTGCAGTACGTCGCCTCCGCGAGCTTCCTGCTCACCACCTACGCCAAGTACATGGCCGTCTCCAACCGCGCCTTCTCCTGCCAGAACCTCCCCGTCACCTACAAGGCCCTCAGGGCCCTGGCCAAGAGGCAGGTGGACTACGTGCTGGGCGACAACCCGCTGGGGATGTCCTACATGGTGGGCTACGGCGCGCGCTCCCCGCAGAGGATACACCACAGGGCGTCCTCCATGCCGTCCGTGGCCGCGCACCCGGCGCACATCGGCTGCCAGGAGGGTTTCCAGGGCTACCTCTACGCCGGCGGCCCTAATCCCAACGTGCATACCGGCGCCGTCGTCGGCGGGCCGGACCAGAACGACGTTTTCCCGGACGACCGCGCCGACTATGCGCGGTCGGAGCCCACCACGTATACCAACGCACCCCTCGTTGGTTGCCTCGCCTACTTTGCCGGCAGCTACAAGAAATGA
- the LOC120973481 gene encoding uncharacterized protein — translation MGIHALHLMTVIGGADGEVDQYCSEYFSVAKFMSAYADNVPALLGKDQWNIVDPGFKLHAPVITRPPGRPRNQRIRAGEEGRLPKKRACKKCGVLGYIARLCTNAVDASFGEEERWTTANAEENAAAMETEDAVENAAAIEAVENAVANEASCSREKRPRDEEAEDFETMAFDGFEAIREEEEGVIFPIVPLKIIEPIDDRQMVVKCSASGTTPSTPPWGKPQVKPKIKRNKSLKEKGISTRETRSKTVKPAANTRSKSKI, via the exons ATGGGAATCCATGCCCTACATCTGATGACCGTTATCGGGGGTGCAGATGGTGAAGTTGATCAATATTGCTCTGAGTATTTCTCTGTTGCCAAATTTATGTCTGCTTATGCTGACAATGTGCCTGCACTATTGGGGAAAGATCAATGGAACATAGTAGATCCAGGGTTCAAACTCCACGCTCCTGTCATTACTAGACCACCAGGAAGACCAAGGAACCAGAGGATTAGAGCAGGTGAGGAGGGTCGTCTACCAAAGAAGCGTGCTTGCAAAAAATGTGGAGTTCTGGGGTATATTGCTAGGCTTTGTACCAATGCAGTGGATGCATCATTTGGAGAGGAGGAAAGATGGACAACAGCCAATGCtgaggagaatgcagcagcaatggagactgaagatgcagtggagaatgcagcagcaattgaagcagtggagaatgcagtaGCAAATGAAGCATCTTG CTCTAGGGAGAAAAGGCCAAGAGATGAAGAAGCAGAAGATTTTGAAACCATGGCCTTTGATGGTTTTGAAGCTAtaagagaggaagaggagggggtaATTTTTCCAATTGTGCCTTTAAAGATTATTGAACCCATAGATGACCGTCAAATGGTCGTCAAGTGCTCGGCGAGTGGAACTACTCCATCAACACCTCCATGGGGAAAACCCCAAGTAAAGCCCAAGATCAAAAGGAACAAGAGTCTGAAAGAAAAGGGCATCTCAACTAGGGAAACCAGGAGCAAGACGGTGAAGCCAGCTGCAAACACAAGGAGCAAGTCGAAAATTTGA
- the LOC109737668 gene encoding endoglucanase 11 isoform X2 — protein MSNSAALAPSSRASAFLVFSLVWFSSHVLAAGHPDYADALAKSLLFFQGQRSGPQPADQAVKWRSNSAMSDGSAANVDLTGGYYDGGDNVKFNFPMAFTATMLSWSIIEYGGRMEARVHDARAAVRWATDYLLKAAKTTPGKLYVGVGDADADHRCWERPEDMDTPRNVYEVSASTPGSDVAGETAAALAAASVVFKAADPAYSRRLVAAARDVMAFAWQHQGKYSDHVGGGVSNYYPSYSGYKDELLWGSTWLLWATKNSSYLNDLMSLGANDGVDMFSWDNKLAGARVLLSRRALLDGDKRLEPFTRQAEEFICRVLPKSSSPTSTTPYTPGGLMHRSGNANLQYVASASFLLTTYAKYMAVSNRAFSCQNLPVTYKALRALAKRQVDYVLGDNPLGMSYMVGYGARSPQRIHHRASSMPSVAAHPAHIGCQEGFQGYLYAGGPNPNVHTGAVVGGPDQNDVFPDDRADYARSEPTTYTNAPLVGCLAYFAGSYKK, from the exons ATGAGCAATTCGGCTGCTTTGGCACCATCATCACGCGCGTCTGCGTTTCTTGTCTTCTCCCTCGTCTGGTTCTCCAGCCATGTCCTTGCCGCCGGACACCCAGACTACGCCGACGCGCTCGCCAAGTCGTTGCTCTTCTTCCAGGGGCAGAGGTCCGGCCCCCAGCCGGCGGACCAGGCCGTCAAGTGGAGGTCCAACTCCGCCATGTCCGACGGCTCGGCCGCAAAC GTCGACCTCACCGGCGGCTACTACGACGGCGGCGACAACGTCAAGTTCAATTTCCCCATGGCGTTCACCGCGACCATGCTGTCGTGGAGCATCATCGAGTACGGCGGGCGGATGGAGGCGCGCGTTCACGACGCGCGCGCCGCGGTACGGTGGGCGACGGACTACCTCCTGAAGGCAGCCAAGACGACCCCGGGCAAACTCTACGTCGGAGTGGGCGACGCCGACGCCGACCACCGCTGCTGGGAGCGGCCGGAGGACATGGACACCCCGCGGAATGTGTACGAGGTGTCGGCGTCCACCCCGGGGTCCGACGTCGCAGGGGAGACCGCGGCCGCGCTCGCCGCGGCCAGCGTGGTCTTCAAGGCCGCCGACCCGGCTTACTCCAGGAGGCTGGTCGCGGCGGCCAGGGACGTGATGGCGTTCGCTTGGCAGCATCAGGGGAAGTACAGCGACCACGTCGGCGGCGGCGTGAGCAACTACTACCCGTCCTACTCCGGCTACAAG GACGAGCTCCTATGGGGATCTACATGGCTGCTCTGGGCGACGAAGAACAGCTCCTACCTCAACGACCTCATGTCCCTCGGCGCCAACGACGGCGTCGACATGTTCAGCTGGGACAACAAGCTCGCCGGAGCGCGCGTCCTACTGTCACGG AGGGCTCTGTTGGACGGGGACAAGAGGCTGGAGCCGTTCACGCGTCAAGCGGAGGAGTTCATCTGCCGCGTCCTGCCCAAGTCCAGCTCCCCTACGTCGACGACGCCGTACACGCCGGGCGGGCTGATGCACCGGTCGGGCAACGCCAACCTGCAGTACGTCGCCTCCGCGAGCTTCCTGCTCACCACCTACGCCAAGTACATGGCCGTCTCCAACCGCGCCTTCTCCTGCCAGAACCTCCCCGTCACCTACAAGGCCCTCAGGGCCCTGGCCAAGAGGCAGGTGGACTACGTGCTGGGCGACAACCCGCTGGGGATGTCCTACATGGTGGGCTACGGCGCGCGCTCCCCGCAGAGGATACACCACAGGGCGTCCTCCATGCCGTCCGTGGCCGCGCACCCGGCGCACATCGGCTGCCAGGAGGGTTTCCAGGGCTACCTCTACGCCGGCGGCCCTAATCCCAACGTGCATACCGGCGCCGTCGTCGGCGGGCCGGACCAGAACGACGTTTTCCCGGACGACCGCGCCGACTATGCGCGGTCGGAGCCCACCACGTATACCAACGCACCCCTCGTTGGTTGCCTCGCCTACTTTGCCGGCAGCTACAAGAAATGA